In Cumulibacter soli, the following proteins share a genomic window:
- a CDS encoding PAS domain-containing protein: MSNSAEVPDLQILAAIADAVIFADTDGVVRHWNDGAHAVFGFAQSEALGQNLDLIVPEELREAHWRGFDAALERGATTGGRRARLTKGLHADPDRALYVEMSFALVYDADGAVAGSVAVARDVTERHLKAREERAARRRAAAATNE, translated from the coding sequence ATGAGTAACTCAGCGGAGGTCCCTGACCTGCAGATCCTCGCCGCAATCGCCGACGCGGTCATCTTTGCCGACACCGACGGAGTAGTTCGCCACTGGAACGACGGAGCGCACGCCGTCTTCGGATTTGCTCAGAGCGAGGCGCTCGGACAGAACCTCGACCTCATCGTCCCCGAAGAGCTCCGAGAAGCACACTGGCGCGGTTTCGACGCCGCACTCGAGCGCGGCGCGACCACCGGCGGACGGCGCGCTCGGCTCACCAAAGGGCTGCACGCCGATCCGGATCGTGCTCTATACGTGGAAATGTCCTTCGCGCTGGTATACGACGCCGACGGAGCCGTTGCTGGCTCCGTGGCCGTAGCGCGCGACGTCACCGAACGCCATCTGAAGGCCCGCGAGGAAC
- a CDS encoding dihydrolipoamide acetyltransferase family protein has product MTESQIKLPDVGEGVAQAEVVQWHIAAGDTLELDQPMVDVMTDKATVELPAPASGIVTRLAAAVGDFVPVGGTLLWIEESDTASTPDAALPATEAITTATADPSSDGVEPPVEPASPAPSPAATATPAATADTDAPRPRAAPAVRRRAADLGLDLGDVSGTGPDGRVVHADLDALLRAQPPTLAGARAVTDVPLTGLRRHIARRMQEAHRIPHFSYVEEADVGAVEDLRARLNSTGDTRLTLLPFLMRAVCIALRDFPQLNARYDHDAETLEVHDAVHLGIATQTPNGLLVPVVRNADAADISTNAAAVRDLSEAAVEARIALSDLTGSTITITSLGARGGLVSTPIINAPEVAIIGVNRIREQLTLHQGQVRTRRVMNLSSSFDHRVVDGADAAGFIARIIELLEAPALLWLDQDR; this is encoded by the coding sequence ATGACCGAGTCGCAGATCAAACTCCCCGACGTCGGCGAAGGTGTCGCGCAAGCGGAGGTAGTCCAGTGGCATATCGCCGCCGGGGACACCCTTGAACTCGATCAGCCGATGGTCGACGTGATGACCGACAAGGCGACCGTGGAACTGCCCGCGCCAGCTAGCGGGATCGTCACTCGCCTGGCTGCCGCGGTCGGTGATTTCGTGCCCGTTGGCGGAACTCTGCTGTGGATCGAGGAGAGCGATACCGCGTCGACGCCGGATGCCGCACTGCCCGCAACCGAAGCGATAACGACCGCGACCGCCGACCCATCATCGGACGGCGTTGAACCACCTGTGGAGCCCGCGTCACCGGCACCATCCCCTGCTGCCACAGCGACCCCTGCGGCCACCGCGGACACTGATGCACCGCGCCCGCGCGCAGCCCCCGCAGTACGCCGGCGCGCGGCCGACCTTGGGCTCGATCTCGGTGACGTGTCCGGCACCGGCCCGGATGGACGGGTCGTACACGCCGATCTGGATGCACTGCTGCGCGCGCAGCCGCCCACACTCGCTGGCGCACGCGCGGTTACTGACGTCCCACTGACTGGTTTACGCAGACACATCGCCCGGCGAATGCAGGAAGCGCACCGGATCCCGCACTTCAGTTATGTGGAGGAGGCGGACGTTGGGGCCGTCGAAGACCTCCGCGCTCGATTGAACTCGACCGGTGACACCCGGCTCACGCTGCTGCCGTTCCTGATGCGCGCAGTCTGCATCGCGCTACGAGACTTCCCACAGCTCAATGCCCGATACGACCATGACGCCGAAACGCTCGAGGTGCACGACGCGGTGCACCTCGGCATCGCGACGCAGACCCCTAACGGGCTGCTGGTTCCTGTCGTTCGCAATGCCGATGCTGCTGATATTTCTACAAACGCCGCCGCGGTCCGCGACCTCTCCGAGGCGGCCGTCGAGGCCCGAATTGCTCTCTCGGATCTCACCGGGTCCACCATCACCATCACCAGCCTTGGCGCGCGCGGTGGTCTGGTGAGTACCCCGATCATCAACGCACCCGAGGTCGCGATCATCGGCGTGAACCGCATTCGCGAGCAACTCACGCTGCACCAAGGTCAGGTGCGCACTCGCCGCGTTATGAACCTCTCGTCCTCCTTCGATCACCGCGTGGTCGATGGCGCGGATGCCGCCGGGTTCATTGCTCGCATCATCGAACTACTCGAGGCGCCCGCGCTTCTGTGGCTCGATCAGGATCGATAG
- a CDS encoding alpha-ketoacid dehydrogenase subunit beta, with amino-acid sequence MSAMTMSAALRSAMDVMLERDDRVVVFGEDVGYFGGVFRCTDGLQRKYGTNRVFDTPIAEGGIIGIAVGMGAYGLRPVAEIQFADYVYPGLDQIISEAARLRYRSSAQFTAPLVVRMPCGGGIHGGQTHSQSPEGIFTHVCGLTTIVPSNPYDAKGLLISAIEDNDPVIFLEPKRIYNGPFDGHHERPIVPWAEHPLGEVPDGYYSVPLGAAAVRRTGSDVTVLAYGTMVYVAEAAATESGVDAEIIDLRTLLPLDIDTIVSSVRKTGRCVIIHEATRTSGYGAELSAQVQEACFYNLEAPIERVTGWDTPYPHAQEWDYFPGPKRVAAAFARVLEA; translated from the coding sequence ATGAGCGCGATGACGATGAGCGCCGCGCTGCGTTCGGCAATGGACGTGATGCTCGAACGAGACGACCGCGTCGTTGTGTTCGGCGAGGACGTCGGCTACTTCGGCGGCGTGTTCCGATGCACCGACGGCCTACAACGCAAGTATGGAACGAATCGAGTGTTCGATACCCCGATCGCAGAAGGCGGCATCATCGGAATCGCTGTCGGCATGGGCGCCTACGGACTGCGTCCGGTTGCGGAGATCCAGTTCGCCGACTACGTGTATCCCGGACTGGACCAGATCATCTCCGAAGCCGCGCGATTACGGTACCGCTCCAGCGCACAGTTCACGGCGCCATTGGTGGTGCGAATGCCGTGCGGCGGTGGGATACATGGCGGCCAGACGCACAGCCAGAGCCCGGAGGGCATCTTCACGCACGTGTGCGGTCTGACCACCATCGTCCCCTCCAACCCCTACGACGCCAAAGGCTTACTGATTTCGGCGATCGAGGACAACGATCCGGTGATCTTCTTGGAGCCCAAACGGATCTACAACGGCCCCTTCGATGGTCATCACGAGCGCCCCATCGTGCCGTGGGCCGAGCATCCGCTCGGCGAGGTTCCTGATGGGTATTACTCGGTGCCGCTCGGTGCGGCCGCCGTACGACGCACCGGTTCTGATGTCACAGTGCTCGCTTACGGGACGATGGTGTACGTCGCCGAAGCCGCAGCCACCGAGAGCGGCGTTGATGCCGAGATCATCGACCTGCGCACTCTGTTGCCGCTGGACATCGACACCATAGTGTCGTCCGTCCGAAAAACCGGACGCTGCGTGATCATCCATGAGGCCACCCGTACCAGCGGTTACGGCGCGGAGCTGTCGGCGCAGGTCCAGGAGGCCTGCTTTTATAACCTCGAGGCGCCGATTGAACGAGTGACCGGCTGGGATACGCCTTACCCGCATGCGCAGGAGTGGGACTACTTCCCCGGCCCCAAACGGGTCGCAGCTGCCTTCGCGCGCGTCCTGGAGGCGTAG
- a CDS encoding thiamine pyrophosphate-dependent enzyme translates to MDTCRSSSQAPLHFHVPQPPARPGEQPDFSYVEVSDAGAVRRPDPLTDPADITDLSRSLIRVLGNDGIAVGDWDPRADADELRAGLRAMVRTRAYDARMLTAHRQGKASFYMQCTGEEAFAVGHAFALRRGDMFFPTYRQQGWLIARDWPLVTMMCQVYSNDRDPLHGRQMPIMYSANEVDFFTISGNLATQFVQAVGWAMASSISGDHRIASGVVGEGATAEADFHHAMTFAATYRAPVILNVVNNQWAISTFQSVASGGHATFADRALGYGIAALRVDANDYLAVLAATRWAAERARANGGPTLIEWVTYRVGAHSTSDDPSRYRPESEPVSWPLGDPIERLAAHLTAAGEWSAGQQEQLLADCAAEVRAAQQEAEQYGTLLDAHSGDPRSIFEDVFEELPPHLQQQRRWMEKLR, encoded by the coding sequence GTGGACACTTGCCGATCATCATCGCAAGCACCGCTGCACTTTCATGTGCCGCAACCGCCGGCTCGCCCTGGTGAGCAGCCGGACTTCTCTTATGTCGAGGTCAGCGATGCCGGCGCGGTACGGCGGCCCGATCCACTGACCGATCCCGCCGACATCACTGATCTATCACGATCGCTGATCCGAGTCCTCGGCAACGACGGCATCGCCGTCGGCGACTGGGACCCACGAGCGGACGCCGACGAATTACGCGCCGGGTTGCGCGCGATGGTCCGCACCCGCGCGTACGACGCCCGGATGCTCACTGCGCACCGGCAGGGCAAAGCATCGTTCTACATGCAATGCACGGGAGAGGAGGCGTTCGCCGTCGGGCATGCGTTCGCGTTACGGCGCGGCGATATGTTCTTCCCGACTTACCGCCAACAGGGCTGGCTGATTGCGCGGGACTGGCCCCTGGTCACCATGATGTGCCAGGTCTACTCCAACGACCGCGACCCGCTACATGGTCGGCAAATGCCGATCATGTATTCGGCCAACGAAGTGGATTTCTTCACCATCTCCGGCAACCTGGCTACGCAATTCGTGCAGGCCGTGGGCTGGGCGATGGCCTCCAGCATCAGTGGCGATCACCGGATCGCATCCGGAGTCGTCGGTGAAGGAGCTACCGCGGAGGCCGACTTCCATCACGCGATGACGTTTGCCGCGACGTACCGCGCTCCGGTCATCCTGAACGTCGTCAACAACCAATGGGCGATATCGACGTTTCAGTCAGTTGCCTCTGGTGGACATGCCACGTTCGCCGATCGCGCGCTCGGTTACGGGATCGCAGCGCTGCGCGTTGATGCCAACGACTACCTGGCCGTGCTGGCGGCTACTCGCTGGGCGGCCGAACGTGCCCGTGCCAATGGCGGACCGACGTTGATCGAGTGGGTGACGTATCGAGTGGGCGCGCATTCCACCTCCGATGATCCATCCCGCTACCGACCGGAATCGGAGCCGGTGTCGTGGCCCTTGGGTGATCCGATCGAACGGCTCGCCGCTCACCTCACCGCTGCCGGCGAATGGTCCGCGGGGCAGCAGGAACAGTTGCTCGCCGACTGCGCCGCCGAGGTTCGCGCAGCCCAGCAGGAGGCCGAACAGTACGGCACGCTGCTCGATGCGCATTCGGGCGACCCGCGATCGATCTTCGAGGATGTATTCGAGGAACTACCACCGCATCTTCAGCAACAGCGCAGGTGGATGGAGAAGCTGCGATGA
- a CDS encoding DNA-3-methyladenine glycosylase I: MSEPAALIIGDDGLARPSWAASDELLRNYYDTEWGMPVRDEHGVFERLSLEAFQSGLSWATILRKRPAFRDAFAQFDPEKVAAFDESDVTRLMADAAIVRNNAKIRAAIKNAQATIRLRDSGGLAEFVWSFQPSRTPRPKTPQDVPTRSPESEALAVALRKQGFGFVGPTTMFALMEAIGIVDTHLLGSHRRGSSGVWPA; encoded by the coding sequence GTGAGCGAGCCGGCAGCGTTGATCATCGGCGACGATGGACTCGCGCGTCCGTCGTGGGCGGCCAGTGACGAACTGCTTCGCAATTACTACGACACCGAATGGGGCATGCCGGTTCGCGACGAGCATGGCGTGTTCGAACGGCTGAGTTTGGAAGCGTTCCAGTCCGGACTGTCCTGGGCGACCATCCTGCGTAAGCGTCCCGCCTTCCGCGATGCGTTCGCGCAGTTCGACCCCGAGAAGGTAGCTGCGTTCGACGAATCCGATGTCACCCGGCTGATGGCTGACGCGGCGATCGTCCGCAACAACGCCAAGATCCGTGCTGCCATCAAGAACGCTCAGGCGACGATCCGGCTACGCGATAGCGGTGGGCTGGCTGAGTTCGTGTGGTCGTTCCAGCCGAGCCGCACGCCTCGCCCGAAGACGCCGCAGGACGTCCCCACCCGTTCACCGGAGTCCGAAGCGCTCGCGGTAGCACTACGCAAACAGGGATTCGGTTTCGTCGGACCGACGACGATGTTCGCGTTGATGGAAGCCATCGGCATCGTCGACACGCACCTTCTTGGATCCCACCGGCGTGGATCTTCCGGCGTGTGGCCGGCCTAG
- a CDS encoding HIT family protein gives MSRDCAFCAIIAGADRAEIVLDEPAVIAFLDRRPVFHGHTLVVPREHHVTFADLPPDVMPLVLEAAQRVSRTMPGALGAQGTFVAMNNVVSQSIAHLHVHVVPRTKGDGLRGFFWPRQPYRDAEQMAEYARMVRSGLREVA, from the coding sequence ATGTCCCGAGACTGTGCATTCTGCGCCATCATCGCCGGTGCCGACCGGGCTGAGATCGTGCTGGATGAACCTGCCGTGATCGCTTTTCTGGACCGTCGTCCGGTCTTTCACGGCCATACTCTTGTCGTACCGCGCGAGCATCACGTGACGTTCGCAGACCTTCCGCCTGATGTGATGCCGCTGGTGCTCGAGGCAGCGCAGCGCGTCAGCCGCACCATGCCCGGTGCGCTCGGCGCTCAGGGTACGTTCGTGGCGATGAATAACGTCGTCAGCCAGAGCATCGCGCACCTGCACGTGCACGTAGTTCCCCGTACCAAGGGCGATGGGTTGCGTGGGTTCTTTTGGCCCCGCCAGCCATACCGCGACGCGGAGCAGATGGCCGAATACGCACGCATGGTGCGCTCAGGATTGCGGGAGGTCGCGTGA